The Ensifer adhaerens genome has a segment encoding these proteins:
- a CDS encoding oxidoreductase alpha (molybdopterin) subunit — MNQDDESTAHSAIEHDPETPEYDHATGSWGSLEGVARIYGEERNSPMALKVLAKLNKPKGVMCSSCAWAKPANTKTFEFCENGAKATLWEITPKRVTPQFFSERTVAELRTWPDHDLEHAGRLTHPMRYDPASDRYISVDWREAFREIGAELRALHPKETVFYASGHAGLEASYLYALLARVYGNNNLPQSSNMCHETTSVNLKTFIGTPVGTCTLKDFEQCDAIFFFGQNTGTNSPRFLNQLKAAVERGCRIVTFNPLRERGLIEFVDPQNIVQMTVGKATKISSRYYQVRPGGDIAVLAGMMKCVFAAEEAMPGTVLDREFIEAETSGFDAMKAAVEAMRWSDIEAHSGLDQEMIAEAADIYLSSQRVIGIYGMGLTQHVNGWLNLGMLVNLLLLRGHIGRPGAGISPVRGHSNVQGQRTVGIGEKTASIPLDKLEAMFSFTAPREDGRNAVETCEGILDGSVKALVSLGGNLVRALPDRARMEEAWPRLRLTVNIATKLNRSHLTPGAVSYLLPCLGRTDIDEQATGRQAVSMEDSLSHIYGSIGNAEPPSEALLSEVAIVCRLAKATLEENPRMRWDEWTANYDLIRDLIAETYPDQFHDFNARLHQPGGFYRGNSARERKWETKSGRAEFTTPTTITSLGEDAGATGPRPDRMTLITLRSNDQFNTTIYGYSDRLRGLEGSRDVVLINRDEISRLGLEEGQIVSLTCDISDGIDRTVSGLKITPYDLPAGCVAGYYPELNPLVPLSYHEKNSKTPAYKGAPVRILSG, encoded by the coding sequence ATGAACCAGGACGATGAAAGCACAGCGCATAGCGCGATTGAGCATGATCCGGAGACGCCCGAATATGATCACGCTACTGGCAGCTGGGGTTCGCTGGAGGGCGTTGCGAGGATCTACGGCGAAGAACGCAATTCTCCGATGGCACTCAAGGTCTTGGCGAAACTCAATAAGCCCAAGGGTGTAATGTGTTCCTCCTGCGCCTGGGCGAAGCCGGCAAACACAAAAACGTTTGAGTTCTGCGAAAACGGGGCCAAGGCCACGCTGTGGGAGATAACGCCGAAACGTGTAACGCCGCAATTTTTCTCCGAACGTACGGTGGCGGAGTTGCGGACCTGGCCGGATCACGATCTCGAACACGCCGGACGTCTCACACACCCGATGCGCTATGATCCCGCGTCGGATCGCTACATTTCAGTCGATTGGAGGGAAGCCTTTCGCGAAATCGGGGCTGAGCTCAGGGCGCTCCATCCCAAGGAGACGGTCTTCTACGCGTCGGGCCATGCCGGACTTGAAGCGTCATACCTCTACGCACTTCTCGCCCGCGTCTACGGCAACAACAACCTGCCGCAGTCATCGAACATGTGCCACGAAACGACGTCCGTGAACCTCAAGACCTTCATCGGCACACCGGTCGGCACCTGCACGCTGAAAGACTTCGAACAATGCGATGCGATCTTCTTCTTCGGCCAGAACACGGGCACAAACAGTCCGCGCTTCCTGAACCAGTTGAAGGCGGCGGTCGAACGGGGCTGCAGGATCGTGACGTTCAACCCTTTGCGCGAACGCGGGCTGATCGAATTCGTGGACCCGCAGAACATCGTCCAGATGACTGTCGGGAAGGCCACGAAAATTTCCAGCCGCTACTATCAGGTCCGGCCCGGCGGCGACATCGCGGTGCTGGCCGGCATGATGAAATGCGTGTTTGCAGCCGAAGAGGCGATGCCGGGAACCGTTCTCGACAGGGAGTTCATCGAGGCAGAAACCTCGGGCTTCGACGCCATGAAGGCCGCAGTGGAGGCCATGCGATGGTCTGACATCGAGGCGCATTCCGGCCTGGACCAGGAGATGATCGCGGAAGCGGCCGACATCTATCTTTCCTCGCAGAGGGTGATCGGCATTTACGGGATGGGCCTGACCCAGCATGTCAACGGCTGGCTTAACCTCGGAATGCTCGTCAATCTTCTTCTGCTTCGCGGTCATATCGGGCGGCCGGGGGCGGGAATTTCGCCGGTTCGTGGGCATTCGAATGTTCAGGGCCAGCGCACGGTCGGCATAGGCGAGAAGACGGCAAGCATCCCGCTCGACAAGCTCGAAGCGATGTTCAGCTTCACCGCCCCGCGAGAGGACGGGCGCAACGCGGTGGAAACCTGCGAGGGCATTCTCGACGGATCGGTCAAGGCCCTTGTCTCGCTGGGAGGCAACCTTGTCCGCGCATTGCCCGACAGGGCGAGAATGGAGGAAGCCTGGCCACGGTTGCGATTGACGGTCAATATCGCCACAAAACTCAACAGATCGCATCTCACCCCAGGGGCTGTCTCCTACCTTCTGCCCTGCCTGGGCAGGACAGATATCGACGAGCAGGCGACCGGCCGCCAGGCGGTTTCCATGGAGGATTCACTCAGCCACATCTACGGCTCGATCGGCAATGCCGAGCCGCCCAGCGAAGCGCTCCTTTCAGAGGTTGCCATCGTCTGTCGACTTGCCAAGGCCACCCTTGAAGAGAACCCAAGAATGCGATGGGACGAATGGACCGCGAATTACGACCTGATCCGCGATCTGATTGCCGAAACCTATCCAGACCAATTTCATGACTTCAACGCTCGGCTTCATCAGCCGGGCGGGTTTTATCGAGGCAATTCGGCGCGCGAGCGCAAGTGGGAGACCAAGAGCGGAAGGGCAGAGTTCACCACGCCCACTACGATTACCAGTCTCGGCGAGGATGCCGGCGCAACCGGACCCCGGCCCGACCGCATGACACTGATCACGCTCCGCTCCAACGACCAGTTCAACACCACGATTTATGGCTATTCTGACCGCCTGCGCGGCCTTGAGGGAAGCCGCGACGTCGTGCTGATCAACCGCGACGAGATCAGTCGGCTAGGCCTGGAGGAAGGCCAGATCGTTTCGCTGACCTGCGATATCAGCGACGGAATAGACCGCACGGTATCCGGCCTGAAAATCACCCCCTACGATCTGCCTGCCGGTTGCGTGGCGGGATACTATCCGGAACTCAATCCGCTCGTTCCGCTGTCCTATCATGAGAAAAATTCGAAGACGCCAGCATACAAAGGTGCTCCAGTCCGCATCCTTTCAGGTTGA
- a CDS encoding Transposase translates to MNRTGEPSVAELMAQLAANAAEIAALKAEKEVLSARVVKLEEELALARSHRFAPRSEKHVDRLFNEAEQIAGEDDGDSEEDEVIDLPDTGLPPAERPEGKKRGRRPLPENLPRERVEYDLPDDQKACPCCHHQMHRMGEAVTEQLHIEVKAKVLQNVRFKYACRNCDRTGINTPVIIAPMPARPLPGSIATASTLAFALVHKYVDGTPLYRLAQAFERAGVPVSRGALGHWVIGSSQMHLSRIYDALKLRLRSQPLIQGDETTVQVLKEKDREAADTSYMWAYRSGIDSDEPIVLFDYQPGRGQIHPQTFLGDYRGIVMSDGYCAWRTLEGATHIGCMAHSRRRFVEALKARKKGGGPPEQALKFFEQLYRIERLAKEEPPNDGETRADCIRRFRQQHSVPILNALKTWLDDIAPKVLPDSKLGDAISYTLNQWDYLTRYAQDGTMPIDNNLLERDIRIFATGRKSWLFSDTVDGAKASAVVYSIMLTCRACGVEPLAYLRYVLTELPQRAKDADITDLLPFNFPKAAAA, encoded by the coding sequence ATGAATCGAACCGGCGAACCGAGTGTTGCAGAGCTGATGGCGCAGTTGGCGGCGAATGCTGCCGAAATCGCCGCACTCAAAGCCGAGAAGGAAGTGCTGAGCGCCCGCGTCGTCAAACTTGAGGAAGAGCTTGCCTTGGCGCGCTCACATCGATTTGCGCCTCGCAGCGAAAAGCACGTCGACCGCCTCTTCAATGAAGCCGAACAGATTGCCGGTGAGGATGATGGCGACAGTGAAGAGGACGAAGTCATCGACCTGCCGGATACTGGCCTGCCGCCGGCGGAAAGGCCGGAAGGCAAGAAGCGCGGCCGCAGACCCTTGCCGGAAAATCTGCCGCGCGAACGTGTCGAATATGATCTTCCCGACGATCAGAAGGCCTGTCCCTGCTGTCATCATCAGATGCATCGCATGGGCGAAGCCGTCACCGAGCAGCTTCATATCGAGGTGAAGGCAAAGGTCCTTCAGAATGTTCGGTTCAAATATGCCTGCCGGAATTGCGACCGCACCGGCATCAACACGCCGGTCATCATTGCGCCAATGCCGGCGCGGCCGTTACCAGGCAGCATTGCCACGGCTTCGACACTGGCCTTCGCGCTGGTGCATAAATATGTCGACGGCACGCCGCTCTATCGCCTGGCCCAAGCCTTCGAGCGCGCCGGCGTTCCCGTCAGCCGGGGCGCATTGGGCCATTGGGTGATCGGCTCGAGCCAGATGCATCTCTCCCGCATCTATGATGCGCTGAAGCTGAGGCTTCGATCGCAGCCTCTCATCCAGGGCGATGAGACGACGGTTCAGGTGCTGAAGGAAAAGGACAGAGAGGCGGCTGACACCTCGTATATGTGGGCCTATCGCAGCGGCATCGACAGTGACGAGCCCATCGTCCTCTTCGATTACCAGCCGGGCCGCGGTCAGATCCATCCGCAGACCTTCCTCGGCGACTACCGCGGCATCGTGATGAGTGACGGTTATTGCGCCTGGCGCACTCTGGAGGGGGCAACCCACATTGGATGCATGGCACATTCACGAAGGCGCTTCGTCGAGGCCCTCAAGGCGAGAAAGAAGGGTGGCGGCCCGCCGGAGCAGGCGCTCAAGTTCTTCGAGCAGCTCTACCGGATAGAAAGGCTGGCGAAGGAAGAACCGCCGAACGACGGCGAAACGCGGGCCGATTGCATTCGCCGCTTTCGGCAGCAGCACAGCGTTCCCATCCTCAATGCCCTCAAGACATGGCTCGATGACATCGCGCCGAAGGTTTTGCCGGACAGCAAGCTCGGCGACGCCATCTCCTATACCCTGAACCAATGGGACTATCTGACCCGCTACGCGCAAGACGGCACAATGCCGATCGACAACAACCTTCTTGAGCGTGACATCAGGATTTTTGCAACGGGCAGAAAATCCTGGCTCTTCAGCGACACCGTTGACGGGGCCAAGGCCAGCGCCGTCGTCTACAGCATCATGCTGACATGCCGGGCTTGCGGCGTCGAACCTTTGGCCTACCTGCGCTATGTCCTCACCGAACTCCCGCAGCGCGCCAAAGACGCCGATATCACCGACCTGCTGCCCTTCAACTTTCCAAAAGCCGCCGCAGCCTGA
- a CDS encoding IS66 Orf2 like protein: protein MFRLSADLKVYLHREPIDFRAGINSLAVLVQEEMELDPFAPAVFAFCNRRRDRMKLLFFDRSGFVMVLKRLTEDRFRWPRRETAVVTLTTEQLHWILDGIDIDAMVRHPVRQYQVAG from the coding sequence ATGTTCCGCCTCAGCGCTGATCTGAAGGTCTATCTTCATCGCGAACCGATCGACTTTCGGGCCGGGATCAACAGCCTCGCGGTCCTGGTTCAGGAGGAGATGGAGCTGGATCCGTTTGCGCCTGCGGTCTTTGCATTCTGCAATCGCCGCCGCGACCGGATGAAGTTGCTATTCTTCGATCGGTCTGGGTTTGTGATGGTTCTGAAGCGATTAACGGAAGACAGGTTCCGATGGCCTCGTCGGGAGACGGCCGTGGTGACGCTTACGACCGAACAGCTCCATTGGATCCTTGACGGCATCGATATCGACGCGATGGTCCGCCATCCTGTGCGGCAATATCAGGTGGCTGGCTGA
- a CDS encoding Formate/nitrite transporter FocA, FNT family, whose protein sequence is MFATSLLGLLDPFPKKVGIDPVVQRKPRNRHTRLQARRNKACLRRSVIPPTPVSQNPPDNQLTFVTLNHLVSTSVRWTPHAARRSMTKGARKFALTDDRLQLRPVAVYEIVRKEGDSELARPASSLLWSGFAAGLSIGFSVFTQATLRHYLPDADWRPLVECWGYAVGFLIVILARQQLFTEITLTAMLPFLAKPSAQGAWAIARLWSLVFAANLAGTLVFGAAVAFDVLHMPEIRAAALEIAREALEPSRGYMFLRAIAAGWLIATVVWLLPSAESSRFPVIALLTYLIALFHLSHIVAGSVEAASLMFSGDLDVGRAITHFYLPTLCGNVIGGSALFALISYAQIAEELEMSAEEK, encoded by the coding sequence ATGTTCGCGACCAGTCTCCTGGGCTTGCTTGATCCATTTCCTAAGAAGGTTGGCATTGATCCCGTTGTCCAGCGCAAGCCGCGAAACCGACACACCCGGCTCCAGGCTCGCCGCAACAAGGCGTGCCTTCGACGCAGCGTCATACCGCCGACGCCCGTTTCGCAAAATCCGCCGGATAACCAGCTTACCTTCGTCACTCTCAATCACTTGGTGTCCACCTCCGTTAGGTGGACACCTCATGCAGCACGGCGCTCAATGACAAAAGGTGCACGGAAATTCGCGCTTACGGATGACCGTCTCCAACTCAGGCCTGTCGCTGTTTACGAGATCGTCAGGAAAGAGGGAGACTCGGAACTCGCCAGGCCTGCGAGCAGCCTTCTATGGTCGGGTTTCGCGGCAGGGCTGTCGATTGGATTTTCCGTTTTCACCCAGGCGACGCTACGCCACTATTTGCCCGACGCCGACTGGCGACCGCTGGTGGAGTGCTGGGGTTACGCGGTCGGCTTCCTGATTGTCATTCTCGCCCGCCAGCAGCTCTTTACAGAAATCACGCTGACCGCCATGCTGCCGTTTCTGGCAAAGCCCAGCGCCCAAGGCGCTTGGGCCATCGCAAGGCTTTGGTCGCTCGTCTTTGCGGCCAATCTGGCTGGCACGCTGGTTTTCGGAGCAGCGGTTGCGTTCGATGTGCTTCATATGCCGGAGATTCGTGCCGCAGCCCTGGAGATTGCTCGGGAAGCCTTGGAGCCATCGCGCGGCTATATGTTCCTGCGTGCTATCGCCGCCGGATGGCTGATCGCCACGGTCGTGTGGCTGTTGCCTTCAGCGGAAAGTTCCCGTTTCCCCGTCATCGCCCTGCTGACCTATCTCATCGCCCTTTTTCATCTCTCGCACATTGTCGCCGGTTCGGTGGAAGCCGCTTCGCTCATGTTCTCCGGGGATCTCGATGTCGGCCGTGCCATCACCCATTTCTATCTTCCGACCCTTTGCGGCAATGTGATTGGCGGCAGTGCTCTATTCGCCCTCATCAGCTATGCTCAGATTGCGGAAGAACTCGAAATGTCGGCCGAAGAGAAGTAG
- a CDS encoding PAS domain S-box-containing protein/diguanylate cyclase (GGDEF) domain-containing protein, with protein sequence MKATSSTSGADCGAKNLDSAFGTCIADKNGTILDFNDAFLTVLELPIGDLRGSDIAALLSSRTCFTQQKGEVFERLLSGRHWAGRCSITGSQGDRFSVHVTVNGTLGTDGKIDKFFLVVSRDAGLLPSEPDLDGELDAARRTLAIAEFDLDGRLVDANANYLGIYGFELSEVKGQHHSIFMFPEEADAERYHHLWTNLTDGQEFSSQMRRRRKDGQEIWLQASYCPVVDLSGRPSRIIKFATDITPQKLLDADREGQIEAIRKSLAVAEFSIDGILLDANDKFLHALGYRLSEVKGAHHSMFMPLDARNTAEYRYFWKRLRRGYFQSSQFERRAKNGSDVWFEATYNPVLTPSGKPYKIVKLARDITLEHRESIRMQAQNAHAAAHDTLTGLLNRTGLYRAVADRAAGRHRSASVMLIDLDGFKAANDRYGHAVGDELLRAVAIRLETVAKGHGLVARLGGDEFAIFSSRSDSTEEILKQIAADVVSQLGAPFRIGPRDISIGASVGIATSRGRSIELEQMLHDADIALYYVKENGKRAYRLFDDALLAEVLSARQLENDLETAIKDGSLTIEYQPTVRCRDREIVGVEALMRWHHPTRGWIVPTEFIQQAELSGLIDALGSYLIDKVVEDIPSLPKGYMLSLNVSPKQLKSGNFVHHLIEKVKTLGIEPTRLEVEITESAILKRDQHVLADLHALKSYGITVSLDDFGAGYASLSSLRLFPFDRLKIDRSLIAEILTDDQNAAIVASVIQLAHALNIEVIAEGVETQAQLEIVRAAGCDSAQGFLFEREASSEHLYRRFSHAS encoded by the coding sequence ATGAAAGCAACCTCATCCACGTCTGGCGCTGACTGTGGCGCAAAGAACCTCGACAGCGCGTTTGGAACCTGCATCGCGGACAAGAATGGCACCATCCTGGATTTCAACGACGCGTTCCTGACCGTTCTGGAGCTTCCCATAGGCGACTTGCGGGGCAGCGATATCGCCGCCCTGCTATCCTCAAGAACCTGCTTTACCCAACAGAAAGGCGAAGTTTTTGAACGGTTACTTTCCGGCCGGCATTGGGCTGGTCGATGCTCAATCACCGGATCACAGGGCGATAGGTTCAGTGTTCATGTCACAGTGAATGGGACCCTTGGCACCGATGGCAAGATCGACAAGTTCTTCCTTGTCGTCTCCAGGGATGCGGGGCTGTTGCCCAGCGAGCCCGACCTGGATGGCGAGTTGGATGCTGCAAGACGGACACTGGCAATTGCGGAGTTCGATCTCGATGGGCGCCTTGTCGATGCCAACGCAAACTATCTCGGAATCTATGGTTTCGAACTGTCCGAGGTCAAAGGCCAACATCATTCGATCTTCATGTTTCCCGAAGAAGCGGATGCGGAACGCTATCATCATCTCTGGACCAATCTTACCGACGGGCAGGAGTTTTCCTCGCAGATGCGGCGAAGGCGAAAGGACGGGCAGGAGATCTGGTTGCAGGCGTCTTATTGCCCCGTAGTAGATCTTTCCGGACGCCCGAGTCGCATTATCAAATTCGCGACGGATATCACGCCACAAAAACTCCTGGATGCTGATCGCGAAGGTCAGATCGAGGCGATCCGCAAGTCCTTGGCTGTCGCCGAATTCAGTATTGACGGCATTCTTCTCGATGCGAACGACAAGTTCCTTCATGCTCTCGGCTATCGGCTTTCCGAGGTTAAAGGCGCTCACCACTCAATGTTTATGCCGCTCGATGCGCGAAACACTGCAGAATACCGTTACTTTTGGAAAAGGCTTCGCCGAGGCTACTTCCAGTCCTCCCAGTTCGAACGTCGAGCCAAGAATGGCAGCGACGTCTGGTTCGAGGCCACCTACAATCCTGTTCTGACACCGTCCGGAAAACCCTACAAAATTGTGAAACTGGCGCGCGACATCACTCTCGAGCATCGGGAGAGTATCCGAATGCAGGCGCAGAATGCGCACGCAGCCGCACATGACACGCTGACCGGATTACTCAACCGCACCGGCCTCTATCGCGCCGTGGCCGATAGAGCAGCCGGCCGCCACCGGTCGGCCTCTGTCATGCTCATCGACCTCGACGGGTTCAAAGCGGCCAACGACAGATATGGTCATGCGGTAGGCGACGAATTATTACGCGCAGTCGCCATTCGACTGGAAACCGTCGCCAAGGGCCATGGGCTTGTGGCGCGCCTGGGCGGCGACGAGTTCGCGATCTTCTCGAGCCGCAGCGATTCCACGGAAGAAATCCTTAAGCAGATTGCGGCGGATGTCGTCAGTCAGCTTGGCGCACCGTTTCGGATTGGACCACGCGACATTAGCATCGGCGCATCCGTCGGCATTGCGACCTCCAGGGGCAGATCGATCGAATTGGAGCAGATGCTCCATGACGCCGATATCGCGCTCTACTACGTCAAGGAGAACGGCAAACGCGCCTATCGACTGTTTGATGATGCTCTCCTCGCTGAAGTTCTCTCTGCAAGGCAACTCGAAAATGATCTCGAGACCGCAATCAAAGACGGCTCCCTCACCATTGAATATCAGCCGACCGTCCGATGCCGGGATCGAGAGATTGTTGGTGTCGAAGCGCTAATGCGTTGGCATCACCCGACCCGCGGCTGGATTGTGCCGACAGAGTTTATCCAGCAAGCAGAGCTCAGCGGCCTTATCGATGCGCTCGGCTCCTATCTGATCGACAAGGTCGTTGAGGACATTCCCTCTCTGCCGAAGGGCTACATGCTGTCGCTCAACGTCTCACCCAAACAGCTCAAGAGCGGGAATTTCGTTCACCACCTGATCGAGAAAGTCAAAACCTTAGGTATTGAGCCTACGCGTCTTGAAGTCGAGATCACCGAGTCTGCAATCTTGAAGCGCGATCAGCACGTTCTGGCAGATCTTCATGCGCTTAAGAGTTACGGAATCACTGTCTCCCTTGATGATTTCGGAGCGGGATATGCCTCTTTAAGTAGCCTGAGGCTTTTTCCGTTCGACCGTCTGAAAATTGACAGGAGCTTGATTGCCGAGATCCTGACCGACGATCAGAATGCCGCCATTGTTGCCTCCGTCATCCAGCTTGCCCATGCACTTAATATCGAGGTGATCGCAGAAGGTGTAGAAACGCAGGCACAACTCGAGATCGTCCGTGCAGCCGGCTGCGACAGCGCGCAAGGATTTCTGTTCGAGCGTGAGGCCTCGAGCGAGCACTTGTACCGCAGATTTTCACACGCCTCTTGA
- a CDS encoding methyl-accepting chemotaxis sensory transducer with Pas/Pac sensor, whose translation MFAILSQTKKLQMMSVETLHGNVMLADANLNIVYINNSVRELLGEAEADLQKDLPRFSLATLVGSNIDIFHKNPGHQRGMLAKLTKPHKATINVGRHAFDLIVTPLIQGGRIQGYSVEWSNAKERLLNTDYRNQIQAMSRGNAVISFTPDGIILDANENFSKVMGYQVDEIRGKHHRLFVSEQYANSPEYRAFWDKLRSGHFDTNEYVRYGKSGNEVVLNASYNPIADENGNIIKIVKFATDVTGRVRAVNALAGALHNLAEGDLQQRIDVQFPGNLERIKTDFNASVEKLENTVGQIGQNASAIAAGAGEVRASADSLSQRTEQQAASVEQTAAALEEITTTVSDSARRAREAGELVNQMRVNAEGSGKVVDSAIAAMQAIEASSHQISNIIGVIDTIAFQTNLLALNAGVEAARAGEAGKGFAVVAQEVRELAQRSAIAAKEIKELITRSASQVSEGVALVDKTGSALREIVTQVSDVSVNVSAIVESSREQSSALKEINAAINSIDQGTQKNAAMAEESNAQSHTLASEAETLSNLLAMFKTRDRARVETIHSHQGQVSRPRTEMSRATSVPMLRHSNSRSGNLAVVNDWQEF comes from the coding sequence ATGTTCGCCATTCTCTCGCAAACCAAAAAGCTCCAAATGATGTCTGTCGAAACGTTGCACGGCAACGTCATGCTGGCCGACGCTAACCTGAACATTGTCTACATCAACAACTCCGTTCGCGAGCTTCTCGGCGAGGCGGAAGCGGATTTGCAAAAGGATCTGCCGCGCTTTTCGCTTGCCACTCTTGTGGGTTCCAACATCGATATCTTCCACAAGAACCCCGGGCATCAAAGGGGGATGCTGGCCAAGCTGACCAAGCCTCACAAAGCGACCATCAATGTCGGCCGGCACGCATTCGACCTCATTGTTACGCCGCTGATCCAGGGTGGCAGGATCCAGGGCTATTCGGTTGAATGGTCAAACGCCAAGGAACGCCTGCTCAACACGGATTATCGCAACCAGATACAGGCCATGTCCCGCGGAAATGCTGTCATTTCCTTTACTCCCGACGGCATCATCCTCGATGCGAACGAGAACTTTTCCAAGGTGATGGGCTATCAGGTCGATGAGATCAGGGGCAAACACCATAGGCTCTTCGTCAGCGAGCAATATGCGAACAGCCCCGAATACAGGGCCTTCTGGGACAAGTTGAGGTCCGGTCACTTCGATACCAATGAATATGTGCGCTACGGAAAATCGGGCAACGAAGTCGTCCTCAACGCCTCTTACAATCCTATCGCAGACGAAAATGGCAATATCATCAAGATCGTGAAGTTTGCGACAGACGTCACGGGACGGGTCAGAGCAGTCAATGCCTTGGCTGGCGCATTGCATAATTTGGCCGAAGGTGACCTGCAGCAACGCATCGATGTCCAGTTTCCCGGTAACCTGGAACGCATCAAGACGGACTTTAATGCCTCCGTCGAGAAGCTGGAAAATACGGTTGGCCAGATTGGACAGAATGCTAGCGCCATTGCCGCCGGAGCGGGTGAAGTTCGCGCCAGTGCCGACAGTCTCTCTCAACGCACAGAACAGCAGGCTGCCTCCGTCGAACAGACAGCGGCAGCGCTGGAGGAGATCACAACCACGGTCAGTGATTCCGCACGGCGCGCCCGCGAAGCCGGGGAATTGGTCAACCAGATGCGTGTCAATGCCGAAGGGTCGGGCAAGGTCGTGGACAGTGCAATCGCCGCCATGCAAGCGATCGAGGCGTCGTCTCACCAGATCAGCAACATCATCGGCGTCATCGACACGATTGCGTTCCAGACCAACCTGTTGGCCCTCAACGCAGGCGTTGAGGCTGCGCGTGCCGGCGAGGCCGGAAAGGGTTTCGCTGTCGTCGCACAGGAAGTGCGCGAACTCGCGCAACGTTCTGCCATCGCCGCAAAGGAGATCAAGGAATTGATCACCCGCTCCGCTTCGCAGGTGAGTGAGGGAGTGGCATTGGTCGACAAGACAGGCAGTGCCTTGCGCGAGATCGTGACGCAGGTTTCCGACGTCAGCGTCAACGTCAGCGCGATCGTTGAATCGTCGCGTGAACAGTCGTCGGCGCTGAAAGAAATCAATGCTGCCATTAACTCCATTGACCAGGGGACGCAGAAGAACGCTGCCATGGCGGAGGAATCCAATGCCCAGAGCCACACCCTGGCAAGTGAAGCAGAGACGCTCTCCAATCTACTCGCTATGTTCAAGACCCGCGATAGAGCGCGGGTGGAGACGATACACTCGCACCAAGGTCAAGTCTCAAGACCGCGCACTGAGATGAGCCGGGCAACTTCTGTGCCCATGCTTCGGCATTCGAATTCACGATCCGGCAATCTTGCCGTGGTGAACGACTGGCAAGAATTTTGA
- a CDS encoding D-threo-aldose 1-dehydrogenase, whose amino-acid sequence MALKDILPGKLGFGAAPLGNMFRDIPEEEALATVEAAWEDGLRYYDNAPFYGAGLAEIRMGKALAGKPRDQYVVSTKVGRLILDEVEDISARDLGEKGDVFKYGLPNKIVNDYTEDATYRSIEDSLKRLKTDYIDIAWVHDIAQDFYGDEWLAKFEEARKGAFRALDRMRDEGVIKAWGLGVNKVEPIELLLALDEPRPDGFLLAGRYSLLDHDRALQRVMPTVAERGLGIVAGGPYSSGALVGGPNFEYAPATPEILAKVAAIKAIADRYGISMKAAGLQFALANPAVAAVIPGASRPARIAEDGSALRETIPADFWRELRDGGLVNPAAPLPIED is encoded by the coding sequence ATGGCCCTCAAGGATATTTTGCCCGGCAAGCTCGGTTTTGGCGCAGCGCCGCTCGGCAACATGTTTCGCGACATTCCCGAGGAGGAAGCGCTGGCAACAGTCGAGGCCGCATGGGAAGACGGCCTCCGCTATTACGACAATGCACCGTTCTATGGCGCGGGTCTCGCCGAAATCCGTATGGGAAAGGCGCTCGCGGGCAAGCCTCGTGATCAGTATGTGGTGAGCACGAAGGTTGGCCGCCTGATCCTCGACGAGGTTGAAGATATCAGCGCCCGTGATCTCGGCGAGAAGGGTGACGTGTTCAAATATGGGCTGCCGAACAAGATCGTCAACGACTATACCGAGGACGCGACCTACCGCTCGATCGAAGACAGCCTGAAGCGCCTCAAGACCGACTATATCGATATCGCCTGGGTCCATGACATCGCGCAGGACTTCTACGGCGATGAGTGGCTCGCCAAGTTCGAGGAGGCGCGCAAGGGCGCATTCCGCGCGCTCGACCGCATGCGCGACGAAGGCGTGATCAAGGCCTGGGGGCTCGGCGTCAACAAGGTAGAGCCGATCGAACTGTTGCTGGCTCTGGATGAACCCCGGCCGGATGGTTTCCTGCTGGCCGGGCGGTATTCGCTCCTCGATCACGACCGCGCCCTGCAGCGTGTCATGCCGACGGTGGCCGAACGCGGCCTTGGGATCGTCGCAGGCGGTCCCTACAGCTCGGGCGCACTCGTCGGCGGCCCGAACTTCGAATATGCGCCGGCGACGCCAGAAATCCTCGCCAAGGTCGCCGCGATCAAGGCAATTGCTGATCGCTACGGCATTTCGATGAAGGCTGCAGGGCTTCAGTTTGCGCTTGCCAACCCGGCGGTTGCAGCGGTCATTCCGGGCGCAAGCCGTCCCGCCCGGATCGCCGAGGACGGGTCCGCACTGCGGGAAACCATCCCGGCAGACTTCTGGCGCGAGTTGCGGGATGGCGGTCTCGTCAATCCGGCAGCGCCGCTTCCGATCGAAGACTGA